A genomic window from Peromyscus maniculatus bairdii isolate BWxNUB_F1_BW_parent chromosome 1, HU_Pman_BW_mat_3.1, whole genome shotgun sequence includes:
- the LOC143272409 gene encoding uncharacterized protein LOC143272409 gives MSCCGCSGGCGSSCGGCGSSCCKPVCCCVPACSCSSCGCSKGGCGSCGCCKGGCGSCGGCKGGCGSCGGCGSCGGCGSCGGCKGGCGSCGGCGSCGGCKGGCGSCGGCKGGCGSCGGCGSCGGCKGGCGSCGGCKSCCCQCSCCKPCCCQCSCCKPCCCQCSCCKPCCCQCSCCKPCCCQSSCCKPCCCECSCCKPCCCQSSCCKPCCCQSSCCAPVCCQCKI, from the coding sequence ATGAGCTGCTGTGGCTGttcaggaggctgtggctccagctgtggaggctgtggctccagctgctgcaagcctgtgtgctgctgtgtgccagcctgttcctgctccagctgtgggtgtagcaagggaggctgtggctcctgtggatgCTGTAAGGgaggctgtggttcctgtgggggctgcaagggaggctgtggctcctgtggaggctgtggatcttgtggaggctgtggttcctgtggaggctgcaagggaggctgtggttcctgtgggggctgtggttcctgtggaggctgcaagggaggctgtggttcctgtgggggctgcaagggaggctgtggttcctgtggaggctgtggttcctgtggaggctgcaagggaggctgtggttcctgtgggggctgtaagtcctgctgctgtcagtgcagctgctgcaagccctgctgctgtcagtgcagctgctgcaagccctgctgctgtcagtgcagctgctgcaagccctgctgctgtcagtgcagctgctgcaaaccctgctgctgtcagtccagctgctgcaaaccctgctgctgtgagtgcagctgctgcaagccctgctgctgtcagtccagctgttgcaagccctgctgctgtcagtccagctgctgtgCCCCTGTGTGCTGCCAGTGTAAGATCTGa